One genomic window of Leptospira paudalimensis includes the following:
- a CDS encoding SLC13 family permease, whose protein sequence is MPINTMQNLIILTVLLLIFSAIVIVYFFEISTGFVFFTLSILFLLTGLIETKEFLSSFFDETLMTIVTLIFISRGLEYNRLTEVFRNLLLNGSKRYILFKLNVFSLIYSMFVNNAAVVSTMIGILRGRYQYQRPFLMSISFASILGGMLTLVGTSTNLIVNNLKMKSGFPTWNLFDFFMIGITPAIVGLIYLAKAPLRLFGDEDTKTKEGSSIFEARVSPDSKLIGKSIEENGLRNLKKIFLGEVVRENGELVSPASPTHIIQKNDRLVFVGDKEDIQSAEILKDLIVLDSDSSYLLKNVNEVIVSDESDLIGLTPKNAQFRSRFNAVIISIRRGDKVFFKNIGEETIHSGDQLRLVIGDDFKKSHANDLSFVHLEKKAETNGMISSLLFLGFFICILILNLFGLLSLFKGTLIVLVFAILTKIISVNSLRTEIPYNLIMTVGSAFVISVVLKNLKAPELVLSFILPYLLQMPVFISLFLFFLFVIFLTEFVSNAVAAGIAFPFALSLANGLSTATEPFFLVTAFGASASFLTPFGYHTNMMVFSVGQYKPSDFLKLGLPLTIAYIIFVYVSILYKFDLYVSL, encoded by the coding sequence TTGCCAATTAATACAATGCAAAATCTAATCATCCTTACCGTTTTACTTCTGATTTTTTCGGCAATTGTGATTGTGTATTTTTTTGAAATCTCAACTGGATTTGTTTTTTTTACATTATCCATTCTATTTTTATTAACGGGTTTGATCGAAACCAAAGAATTTTTATCTTCTTTTTTTGATGAAACTCTAATGACAATTGTAACTCTGATTTTTATATCCAGAGGTCTTGAATACAATCGATTAACGGAAGTTTTTCGAAATTTATTGCTAAATGGTTCCAAAAGATACATTTTATTTAAACTAAATGTATTCTCTTTGATTTATTCCATGTTCGTGAATAATGCAGCTGTCGTTTCGACTATGATTGGAATTTTAAGAGGGCGATACCAATACCAAAGGCCTTTTTTGATGTCAATCTCATTTGCTTCCATTCTAGGTGGTATGCTCACCTTGGTAGGAACATCAACTAATTTGATTGTAAATAATCTAAAAATGAAATCCGGATTTCCCACCTGGAATTTATTCGATTTTTTTATGATTGGTATCACTCCTGCAATTGTAGGTTTAATTTATTTGGCAAAAGCTCCTTTACGGTTGTTCGGTGATGAAGATACAAAGACAAAAGAAGGGAGCTCAATTTTTGAAGCCCGCGTTTCACCTGATTCTAAATTGATTGGTAAATCGATAGAGGAAAACGGACTTCGAAATCTTAAAAAAATATTTTTAGGAGAAGTTGTTCGCGAAAATGGAGAATTGGTATCACCTGCATCACCAACTCATATCATTCAAAAAAATGATCGTTTAGTTTTCGTTGGAGACAAGGAAGACATTCAATCAGCTGAAATTCTAAAAGATTTAATTGTCTTGGACTCAGATTCTAGTTATCTTTTGAAAAATGTAAACGAAGTTATTGTATCCGATGAATCTGATTTAATTGGACTCACACCAAAAAATGCACAATTCCGATCTAGGTTTAATGCAGTGATCATCTCAATTAGAAGAGGTGATAAGGTTTTTTTCAAAAACATTGGTGAAGAAACAATTCATTCGGGAGACCAACTCAGACTTGTGATTGGTGATGATTTTAAAAAATCTCATGCGAACGATTTAAGTTTTGTCCACTTGGAAAAAAAAGCAGAAACGAATGGAATGATTAGTTCTTTGTTGTTTTTAGGTTTTTTTATCTGCATTCTTATTTTGAATTTATTCGGATTACTTTCCTTATTCAAAGGAACACTTATTGTATTAGTATTTGCTATTTTAACAAAAATTATTTCGGTGAATTCCTTAAGAACAGAAATACCTTATAACTTAATTATGACTGTAGGATCTGCGTTTGTGATTTCAGTCGTTCTTAAGAATTTAAAAGCACCTGAATTAGTTTTATCGTTTATATTGCCGTATTTACTTCAAATGCCAGTTTTTATCTCCCTATTTCTGTTTTTTCTATTCGTCATTTTTTTAACCGAGTTTGTGAGTAACGCAGTGGCTGCAGGCATTGCATTTCCTTTTGCATTGTCTTTAGCGAATGGCCTTTCAACTGCAACGGAACCTTTTTTTTTGGTAACAGCATTTGGTGCTAGTGCTAGTTTTTTAACGCCTTTTGGTTACCACACAAACATGATGGTTTTTAGTGTTGGTCAATACAAACCATCAGATTTCCTTAAATTAGGACTCCCTCTCACAATTGCCTATATCATATTTGTGTATGTTTCGATCCTTTATAAATTTGATTTATACGTTTCTTTGTAA